In a genomic window of Streptomyces sp. SJL17-4:
- a CDS encoding DNA/RNA non-specific endonuclease, with protein sequence MNPSDPPPPPGPDAARRAALADRTGYDEAFLGPVVPLPLPVRQSVGTVILPYTHFTVVFRPDRRLAASTAVGIEGRELQEDVPRDDDWKFDPRLPREQQAGDDIYENNSLDRGHLVRRLDPVWGPSAVAVRASADTFHFTNAAPQADVFNQGRQVWQGLENYLLDHAADFDRKLTVLTGPVLHDSDPPYRGIQVPMRFWKVAAFLQDGALAAAAYVLDQSPDLSRDAERALAGATTGAPPPLGPFRTYQVPVSDVAEITELEFGPLPDVDVMPATRAPEERWRRLESYEDIVLHP encoded by the coding sequence ATGAACCCTTCCGATCCCCCGCCCCCTCCGGGGCCGGACGCCGCCCGCCGCGCGGCGCTCGCCGACCGCACCGGCTACGACGAGGCCTTCCTCGGTCCGGTCGTCCCGCTGCCGCTCCCGGTACGGCAGTCGGTCGGGACGGTGATCCTGCCCTACACCCACTTCACCGTGGTCTTCCGGCCCGACCGGCGGCTCGCGGCCTCGACGGCCGTGGGCATCGAGGGACGGGAGCTCCAGGAGGACGTACCCCGGGACGACGACTGGAAGTTCGACCCGCGGCTGCCCCGGGAGCAGCAGGCCGGCGACGACATCTACGAGAACAACAGCCTCGACCGCGGCCATCTGGTCCGCCGCCTCGACCCGGTCTGGGGACCCTCGGCCGTGGCCGTACGCGCCTCTGCGGACACGTTCCACTTCACGAACGCCGCTCCCCAGGCGGACGTCTTCAACCAGGGCAGGCAGGTCTGGCAGGGCCTGGAGAACTATCTGCTCGACCACGCCGCCGACTTCGACCGGAAGCTGACCGTCCTCACGGGCCCTGTGCTCCACGACTCCGACCCGCCGTACCGGGGGATCCAGGTGCCCATGCGCTTCTGGAAGGTGGCGGCGTTCCTCCAGGACGGGGCGCTCGCGGCGGCCGCGTACGTGCTCGACCAGAGCCCCGACCTGAGCCGGGACGCGGAGCGGGCGCTCGCGGGGGCGACGACCGGCGCGCCGCCTCCGCTCGGCCCGTTCCGTACGTACCAGGTGCCCGTCTCGGACGTCGCGGAGATCACGGAGCTGGAGTTCGGGCCGCTGCCCGATGTGGACGTGATGCCGGCGACGCGGGCACCCGAGGAGCGGTGGCGGCGCCTGGAGTCGTACGAGGACATCGTGCTGCATCCCTGA